A region of Bombus huntii isolate Logan2020A chromosome 15, iyBomHunt1.1, whole genome shotgun sequence DNA encodes the following proteins:
- the LOC126874090 gene encoding serine-rich adhesin for platelets-like isoform X3 produces the protein MTFLLRGNVSTTTLYTQLYAPPGEEDEEEGLRNGYAKRQENDTHSRFGQSGYKPLRAGSSNGGAYAGAASRHNSSGSTSQPKIIFNEDEYTRITTPRQDMLFKKGYLSKKKPWARNANTSATSSTTESQSASHSTAGRDGSETTEDQQLLDRDCGTGEYAPAMDSNAQLGYGTFYDHVGGYYYEYPVMLVGPAPMAAQAAPSVLAAMPCAPVPLRPIDWVNSTIVPKLPGEPYCIMNYENNQCVEESTVVVEEQEDAILPMESTSRMWNENGTRSIGYGDSVGGEMDDEQSIIFIDAKEGQQVDEREEERLEEQYEDEQQAEEQPLENGMNGGAYFDPMMMQDPVHVPHVIPAVPQPYMYPGHYMFGPPLVNVNGVTIQSGLMIRTTDFATMSAAMSAACAKRKKKKKRRRQRRFTTGNTEDEEEGEYSSECDTGLPSSELPWTVCSSTVTTTTTTTTSNRPLNPECQEFQLRRTVEPRTPLPIVPSSANNTPTSETGTTINQPSALSSDTNLLVDNESNAVCNGVISDDSKNQSDELSDNGKSDQQPEPTSTSLENSRSKSLDTFTSSDNESNRLTNCLPRDEEAALSTDEVVNEATDVDKLPSITEAANNDCPSANELCERPSNEMNGETLTNGNLDSDSSSKNASMTTSRPLSPVSNDENSRSGSITPKSVENAAFRDDQNHESLSSSKSSLSTSLSKRKYSAKGNKFVREPTPGPDLNSTTEPENETKTHDLTENLQKIDLSNDTKLDSKFESQDNKAMKVDQVSGKFGTKTAAVCSLLNKETIEATNEDSGFESQTQLSDYPITQAVTEWLRKEKSPDLFIASAISMDCEEDEDDMDQEPPKNLQGNPILALSASSGADNTALSRTAICGEFAGLGNIKSGQEQQQPDGSNNNSGASRRKKDAKRRSEERRRVARHVVIGKVDHEMVSSSDSCGQREDLANITRRKNLAKQQQQDVVDDICEFTEKDSVAGVRVASSSRIDSKRVNARRTKRQGKSHARNPSNNIDTKIRRTEDVDDEDDDGIVEDTMNVRTFEKGEIIVSEDGKLLTSSTYEPSLRRCHDAAATIKAPDKSETGKQTTERKMEEERKRSSSIEDEKSGSGIDSLDSIEEPDVLECWETEIIEPLVTPKRMLQSEGIVCEGEAAEDDTIEVEQVNVDYVQKYYRLARESATSIEEISLKADPPTSSKSVPNMSERKEEIPARKEPVKDKGDMPIDEAFEVYESCYTGNSPFLAMDSKVFKLRTLYGQEGETPIPCKTVCCQIQ, from the exons CTCCACCCGGCGAAGAGGACGAAGAAGAGGGATTGCGAAACGGTTACGCGAAGAGACAGGAAAATGACACGCACAGTAGGTTCGGACAGAGCGGGTACAAGCCGCTTAGAGCCGGAAGTAGCAACGGTGGAGCGTACGCGGGTGCCGCGTCTCGACACAATtcgtccggctcgacgtccCAACCCAAGATTATCTTCAACGAGGATGAGTACACGAGGATCACGACACCGAGGCAGGATATGCTGTTCAAAAAGGGTTATCTGTCGAAGAAGAAGCCGTGGGCTAGGAACGCGAACACCAGCGCGACATCCTCGACCACCGAGAGCCAATCGGCGTCGCATTCCACCGCAGGTAGAG ATGGTAGTGAAACGACGGAGGATCAGCAACTGTTAGACAGGGACTGTGGTACCGGTGAGTATGCTCCAGCGATGGACTCGAACGCGCAATTAGGATATGGGACGTTTTACGACCACGTGGGTGGTTACTATTACGAGTATCCTGTGATGCTGGTCGGTCCTGCGCCGATGGCAGCGCAGGCTGCGCCCAGCGTCCTGGCGGCCATGCCTTGTGCACCGGTACCTCTCAGGCCGATCGATTGGGTCAATTCGACGATCGTACCAAAACTGCCTGGTGAACCCTACTGTATTATGAATTACGAG AATAACCAATGCGTGGAAGAGAGTACGGTGGTAGTGGAAGAGCAAGAAGATGCGATTCTACCAATGGAGAGTACCAGCAGGATGTGGAACGAGAATGGGACAAGAAGCATCGGTTACGGTGATAGCGTAGGTGGGGAAATGGACGACGAGCAAtctataatttttatcgacgCGAAGGAGGGGCAGCAGGTCGACGAACGAGAGGAGGAAAGACTGGAGGAACAATACGAGGATGAACAACAGGCGGAAGAACAACCTTTGGAGAACGGGATGAACGGTGGTGCCTACTTTGATCCGATGATGATGCAGGATCCGGTACACGTTCCGCACGTGATACCAGCGGTTCCTCAACCTTACATGTATCCTGGCCACTACATGTTTGGTCCTCCTTTGGTCAACGTAAATG GTGTAACGATACAGAGCGGGCTAATGATCAGAACTACGGACTTTGCGACCATGTCAGCGGCCATGTCAGCGGCCTGTGCCaagcgaaagaagaaaaaaaagagaaggaggCAGAGAAGATTTACTACG GGTAACACGGAAGACGAGGAGGAAGGAGAGTACAGTTCCGAATGTGATACCGGCCTACCGTCTTCCGAACTGCCCTGGACAGTGTGTTCAAGCACGGTCACGACCACGACCACGACCACGACCAGCAATCGGCCGCTGAACCCCGAGTGTCAGGAGTTTCAGCTGCGACGTACCGTCGAACCACGCACTCCGCTACCCATTGTCCCATCATCCGCTAACAACACACCTACGTCCGAGACCGGCACGACGATAAATCAACCGAGTGCGTTATCGTCGGACACTAACCTGTTGGTAGACAACGAGTCGAACGCGGTATGCAACGGTGTCATATCGGACGACTCGAAGAACCAAAGCGACGAATTGTCCGATAACGGCAAGTCTGACCAGCAACCAGAACCGACATCAACTTCGTTAGAAAACAGTCGATCCAAGTCGCTAGATACGTTTACCAGTTCAGATAACGAATCAAATAGACTGACCAACTGCCTCCCCAGGGACGAGGAGGCAGCTCTTTCGACGGACGAGGTCGTGAACGAAGCGACTGACGTCGACAAACTGCCAAGCATTACCGAAGCAGCGAATAACGATTGTCCGAGTGCCAACGAGCTATGCGAACGACCGAGCAACGAAATGAACGGAGAGACCTTAACGAACGGAAACCTGGACTCCGACTCGAGCAGCAAGAACGCGTCGATGACCACGTCGAGGCCGTTGTCTCCTGTATCTAACGACGAAAACTCGAGATCCGGATCGATCACGCCGAAGAGCGTGGAGAACGCGGCGTTTCGCGACGATCAGAATCACGAATCTTTATCGAGCAGCAAATCATCGTTGTCGACTAGTCTATCCAAGAGGAAGTACAGCGCGAAGGGTAACAAGTTCGTGAGGGAACCGACGCCTGGTCCGGACCTAAACAGCACCACGGAGCCAGAGAACGAAACCAAGACACACGATCTGACTGAGAATCTGCAAAAGATCGATCTGTCGAACGATACAAAGCTAGACTCAAAGTTCGAATCTCAGGATAACAAAGCGATGAAAGTCGATCAGGTATCGGGTAAGTTTGGAACAAAGACAGCAGCAGTGTGCAGTCTCTTAAATAAGGAGACTATCGAGGCGACGAACGAGGACTCTGGTTTCGAGAGCCAGACGCAACTATCCGATTATCCAATCACGCAGGCGGTGACGGAGTGGCTACGCAAAGAGAAGTCGCCGGATTTGTTCATTGCGTCGGCCATTTCGATGGACTGCGAGGAGGACGAGGACGATATGGACCAAGAGCCGCCAAAAAACTTGCAAGGCAACCCCATACTTGCACTATCTGCTAGTAGCGGTGCGGACAATACGGCATTGTCGCGCACAGCTATCTGCGGGGAATTCGCAGGGCTCGGTAACATCAAGAGTGGACAAGAGCAACAGCAGCCGGATGGTAGCAACAACAACAGCGGTGCTTCGAGAAGGAAGAAGGACGCGAAGAGGAggtcggaggaacggagacGAGTGGCAAGGCACGTGGTGATTGGCaaagtggaccacgagatggtgtcctcgtcggattcttgcggccagcgggaggacttagcgaacatcacgaggaggaagaatctggctaaacaacagcaacaggatgttgtcgatgatatttgcgaatttactgagaaggatagcgttgcgggtGTGAGGGTTGCTTCAAGTTctcggatagactcgaagagagtcaatgcaaggcgaacgaaaagacaagggaaaTCGCACGCgcggaatccctccaataaCATCGATACGAAGATTCGACGtacagaggatgtggatgacgaggacgacgatgggattgtcgaggacacgatgaacgtgagGACCTTTGAAAAAGgagagatcatagtctcggaAGATGGTAAGCTGTTAACGTCTTCCAcgtacgaaccgagcctacgacgatgtcacgatgctgccgcgacgatcaaagccccgGACAAGAGTGAAAcgggtaaacaaacaacggagaggaagatggaggaagagcgaaagaggagcagtagcatcgaggacgaaaAGAGTGGTAGCGGAATAGATTCCTTGGACAGCATAGAAGAGCCTGACGTGTTAGAATGCTGGGAAACTGAGATCATCGAGCCTCTGGTAACTCCCAAGAGAATGTTACAAAGCGAGGGAATAGTATGCGAAGGAGAAGCTGCGGAGGACGATACCATCGAGGTTGAACAGGTTAACGTGGACTACGTGCAGAAATATTATCGATTGGCACGCGAGAGCGCTACCAGCATAGAGGAGATCAGTTTGAAAGCAGATCCGCCAACTTCGTCGAAATCAGTGCCAAATATGTCTGAGCGGAAGGAAGAGATTCCAGCGCGGAAGGAGCCCGTTAAAGACAAAGGCGACATGCCAATCGACGAAGCTTTTGAAGTATATGAAAGCTGTTACACCGGCAACTCACCGTTTCTAGCAATGGATTCGAAAGTTTTTAAATTACGAACGTTATACGGTCAGGAAGGCGAGACTCCAATACCATGCAAGACGGTCTGTTGCCAGattcaataa
- the LOC126874090 gene encoding serine-rich adhesin for platelets-like isoform X5 encodes MIQLFIPEAPPGEEDEEEGLRNGYAKRQENDTHSRFGQSGYKPLRAGSSNGGAYAGAASRHNSSGSTSQPKIIFNEDEYTRITTPRQDMLFKKGYLSKKKPWARNANTSATSSTTESQSASHSTAGRDGSETTEDQQLLDRDCGTGEYAPAMDSNAQLGYGTFYDHVGGYYYEYPVMLVGPAPMAAQAAPSVLAAMPCAPVPLRPIDWVNSTIVPKLPGEPYCIMNYENNQCVEESTVVVEEQEDAILPMESTSRMWNENGTRSIGYGDSVGGEMDDEQSIIFIDAKEGQQVDEREEERLEEQYEDEQQAEEQPLENGMNGGAYFDPMMMQDPVHVPHVIPAVPQPYMYPGHYMFGPPLVNVNGVTIQSGLMIRTTDFATMSAAMSAACAKRKKKKKRRRQRRFTTGNTEDEEEGEYSSECDTGLPSSELPWTVCSSTVTTTTTTTTSNRPLNPECQEFQLRRTVEPRTPLPIVPSSANNTPTSETGTTINQPSALSSDTNLLVDNESNAVCNGVISDDSKNQSDELSDNGKSDQQPEPTSTSLENSRSKSLDTFTSSDNESNRLTNCLPRDEEAALSTDEVVNEATDVDKLPSITEAANNDCPSANELCERPSNEMNGETLTNGNLDSDSSSKNASMTTSRPLSPVSNDENSRSGSITPKSVENAAFRDDQNHESLSSSKSSLSTSLSKRKYSAKGNKFVREPTPGPDLNSTTEPENETKTHDLTENLQKIDLSNDTKLDSKFESQDNKAMKVDQVSGKFGTKTAAVCSLLNKETIEATNEDSGFESQTQLSDYPITQAVTEWLRKEKSPDLFIASAISMDCEEDEDDMDQEPPKNLQGNPILALSASSGADNTALSRTAICGEFAGLGNIKSGQEQQQPDGSNNNSGASRRKKDAKRRSEERRRVARHVVIGKVDHEMVSSSDSCGQREDLANITRRKNLAKQQQQDVVDDICEFTEKDSVAGVRVASSSRIDSKRVNARRTKRQGKSHARNPSNNIDTKIRRTEDVDDEDDDGIVEDTMNVRTFEKGEIIVSEDGKLLTSSTYEPSLRRCHDAAATIKAPDKSETGKQTTERKMEEERKRSSSIEDEKSGSGIDSLDSIEEPDVLECWETEIIEPLVTPKRMLQSEGIVCEGEAAEDDTIEVEQVNVDYVQKYYRLARESATSIEEISLKADPPTSSKSVPNMSERKEEIPARKEPVKDKGDMPIDEAFEVYESCYTGNSPFLAMDSKVFKLRTLYGQEGETPIPCKTVCCQIQ; translated from the exons CTCCACCCGGCGAAGAGGACGAAGAAGAGGGATTGCGAAACGGTTACGCGAAGAGACAGGAAAATGACACGCACAGTAGGTTCGGACAGAGCGGGTACAAGCCGCTTAGAGCCGGAAGTAGCAACGGTGGAGCGTACGCGGGTGCCGCGTCTCGACACAATtcgtccggctcgacgtccCAACCCAAGATTATCTTCAACGAGGATGAGTACACGAGGATCACGACACCGAGGCAGGATATGCTGTTCAAAAAGGGTTATCTGTCGAAGAAGAAGCCGTGGGCTAGGAACGCGAACACCAGCGCGACATCCTCGACCACCGAGAGCCAATCGGCGTCGCATTCCACCGCAGGTAGAG ATGGTAGTGAAACGACGGAGGATCAGCAACTGTTAGACAGGGACTGTGGTACCGGTGAGTATGCTCCAGCGATGGACTCGAACGCGCAATTAGGATATGGGACGTTTTACGACCACGTGGGTGGTTACTATTACGAGTATCCTGTGATGCTGGTCGGTCCTGCGCCGATGGCAGCGCAGGCTGCGCCCAGCGTCCTGGCGGCCATGCCTTGTGCACCGGTACCTCTCAGGCCGATCGATTGGGTCAATTCGACGATCGTACCAAAACTGCCTGGTGAACCCTACTGTATTATGAATTACGAG AATAACCAATGCGTGGAAGAGAGTACGGTGGTAGTGGAAGAGCAAGAAGATGCGATTCTACCAATGGAGAGTACCAGCAGGATGTGGAACGAGAATGGGACAAGAAGCATCGGTTACGGTGATAGCGTAGGTGGGGAAATGGACGACGAGCAAtctataatttttatcgacgCGAAGGAGGGGCAGCAGGTCGACGAACGAGAGGAGGAAAGACTGGAGGAACAATACGAGGATGAACAACAGGCGGAAGAACAACCTTTGGAGAACGGGATGAACGGTGGTGCCTACTTTGATCCGATGATGATGCAGGATCCGGTACACGTTCCGCACGTGATACCAGCGGTTCCTCAACCTTACATGTATCCTGGCCACTACATGTTTGGTCCTCCTTTGGTCAACGTAAATG GTGTAACGATACAGAGCGGGCTAATGATCAGAACTACGGACTTTGCGACCATGTCAGCGGCCATGTCAGCGGCCTGTGCCaagcgaaagaagaaaaaaaagagaaggaggCAGAGAAGATTTACTACG GGTAACACGGAAGACGAGGAGGAAGGAGAGTACAGTTCCGAATGTGATACCGGCCTACCGTCTTCCGAACTGCCCTGGACAGTGTGTTCAAGCACGGTCACGACCACGACCACGACCACGACCAGCAATCGGCCGCTGAACCCCGAGTGTCAGGAGTTTCAGCTGCGACGTACCGTCGAACCACGCACTCCGCTACCCATTGTCCCATCATCCGCTAACAACACACCTACGTCCGAGACCGGCACGACGATAAATCAACCGAGTGCGTTATCGTCGGACACTAACCTGTTGGTAGACAACGAGTCGAACGCGGTATGCAACGGTGTCATATCGGACGACTCGAAGAACCAAAGCGACGAATTGTCCGATAACGGCAAGTCTGACCAGCAACCAGAACCGACATCAACTTCGTTAGAAAACAGTCGATCCAAGTCGCTAGATACGTTTACCAGTTCAGATAACGAATCAAATAGACTGACCAACTGCCTCCCCAGGGACGAGGAGGCAGCTCTTTCGACGGACGAGGTCGTGAACGAAGCGACTGACGTCGACAAACTGCCAAGCATTACCGAAGCAGCGAATAACGATTGTCCGAGTGCCAACGAGCTATGCGAACGACCGAGCAACGAAATGAACGGAGAGACCTTAACGAACGGAAACCTGGACTCCGACTCGAGCAGCAAGAACGCGTCGATGACCACGTCGAGGCCGTTGTCTCCTGTATCTAACGACGAAAACTCGAGATCCGGATCGATCACGCCGAAGAGCGTGGAGAACGCGGCGTTTCGCGACGATCAGAATCACGAATCTTTATCGAGCAGCAAATCATCGTTGTCGACTAGTCTATCCAAGAGGAAGTACAGCGCGAAGGGTAACAAGTTCGTGAGGGAACCGACGCCTGGTCCGGACCTAAACAGCACCACGGAGCCAGAGAACGAAACCAAGACACACGATCTGACTGAGAATCTGCAAAAGATCGATCTGTCGAACGATACAAAGCTAGACTCAAAGTTCGAATCTCAGGATAACAAAGCGATGAAAGTCGATCAGGTATCGGGTAAGTTTGGAACAAAGACAGCAGCAGTGTGCAGTCTCTTAAATAAGGAGACTATCGAGGCGACGAACGAGGACTCTGGTTTCGAGAGCCAGACGCAACTATCCGATTATCCAATCACGCAGGCGGTGACGGAGTGGCTACGCAAAGAGAAGTCGCCGGATTTGTTCATTGCGTCGGCCATTTCGATGGACTGCGAGGAGGACGAGGACGATATGGACCAAGAGCCGCCAAAAAACTTGCAAGGCAACCCCATACTTGCACTATCTGCTAGTAGCGGTGCGGACAATACGGCATTGTCGCGCACAGCTATCTGCGGGGAATTCGCAGGGCTCGGTAACATCAAGAGTGGACAAGAGCAACAGCAGCCGGATGGTAGCAACAACAACAGCGGTGCTTCGAGAAGGAAGAAGGACGCGAAGAGGAggtcggaggaacggagacGAGTGGCAAGGCACGTGGTGATTGGCaaagtggaccacgagatggtgtcctcgtcggattcttgcggccagcgggaggacttagcgaacatcacgaggaggaagaatctggctaaacaacagcaacaggatgttgtcgatgatatttgcgaatttactgagaaggatagcgttgcgggtGTGAGGGTTGCTTCAAGTTctcggatagactcgaagagagtcaatgcaaggcgaacgaaaagacaagggaaaTCGCACGCgcggaatccctccaataaCATCGATACGAAGATTCGACGtacagaggatgtggatgacgaggacgacgatgggattgtcgaggacacgatgaacgtgagGACCTTTGAAAAAGgagagatcatagtctcggaAGATGGTAAGCTGTTAACGTCTTCCAcgtacgaaccgagcctacgacgatgtcacgatgctgccgcgacgatcaaagccccgGACAAGAGTGAAAcgggtaaacaaacaacggagaggaagatggaggaagagcgaaagaggagcagtagcatcgaggacgaaaAGAGTGGTAGCGGAATAGATTCCTTGGACAGCATAGAAGAGCCTGACGTGTTAGAATGCTGGGAAACTGAGATCATCGAGCCTCTGGTAACTCCCAAGAGAATGTTACAAAGCGAGGGAATAGTATGCGAAGGAGAAGCTGCGGAGGACGATACCATCGAGGTTGAACAGGTTAACGTGGACTACGTGCAGAAATATTATCGATTGGCACGCGAGAGCGCTACCAGCATAGAGGAGATCAGTTTGAAAGCAGATCCGCCAACTTCGTCGAAATCAGTGCCAAATATGTCTGAGCGGAAGGAAGAGATTCCAGCGCGGAAGGAGCCCGTTAAAGACAAAGGCGACATGCCAATCGACGAAGCTTTTGAAGTATATGAAAGCTGTTACACCGGCAACTCACCGTTTCTAGCAATGGATTCGAAAGTTTTTAAATTACGAACGTTATACGGTCAGGAAGGCGAGACTCCAATACCATGCAAGACGGTCTGTTGCCAGattcaataa